One Roseomonas gilardii subsp. gilardii genomic region harbors:
- a CDS encoding urease accessory protein UreE → MLQHDERHLRRRAIELVDGRKVLVDLPEPVVLEAGDALLLEGNGIVEIAASSEPLYAVRGHSSLHLTELAWHIGNRHLAAAIEADRILILRDHVIKAMLEGLGAGVEEIEAEFNPVRGAYSGHGHSQGASGHHHGHDEHHHHPHGSEPSSPLKP, encoded by the coding sequence ATGCTCCAGCACGATGAGCGCCACTTGCGCCGCCGGGCGATCGAACTGGTCGATGGCCGCAAGGTCCTGGTTGATCTTCCCGAGCCGGTCGTCCTGGAGGCGGGCGATGCGTTGCTGCTGGAAGGAAACGGCATCGTCGAGATCGCGGCCTCCAGCGAGCCCCTTTACGCCGTCCGCGGCCATAGTTCCCTGCACCTCACGGAACTCGCCTGGCACATCGGCAACCGCCACCTCGCTGCGGCTATCGAGGCTGACCGAATCCTGATCCTGCGCGATCATGTCATCAAGGCGATGCTTGAGGGGCTTGGTGCCGGGGTCGAGGAGATCGAGGCGGAGTTCAACCCTGTCCGCGGTGCCTATTCCGGGCATGGCCATTCGCAGGGCGCCTCCGGTCACCATCACGGGCATGATGAACACCATCACCACCCTCATGGATCAGAGCCCTCATCGCCGCTGAAGCCTTGA
- a CDS encoding urease accessory protein UreD, giving the protein MDKLREQFMHAAVSDTPPEAVHPQLVSGARSGCVQPSQWLAELELWFAVSAGKSRLMRRRHLGPLAVQHPFHPERDGTCHVYLLHPPGGVAGGDRLDLRFHMAADARVVLTTPGATKFYRSERSRSTQSCSIEVAAGAVCEYLPQEAIVFDGADACLETRVSLAPDATYVGWDFVCLGRPAAGERFATGRISQRIELWRDGKPIWFERLALGGGSPLMEAAFALSGQVTWGTMIHAGAIAEDAAEQVRAAIGESRVFSVSQLEQAVVCRYLGPRVSEGKALFVQAWNVLRRLGQGKAANPPRIWAT; this is encoded by the coding sequence ATGGACAAGCTGAGGGAACAGTTCATGCACGCAGCCGTGTCAGATACTCCTCCTGAAGCCGTGCATCCGCAACTCGTTTCGGGTGCGCGGTCGGGCTGCGTACAGCCAAGCCAGTGGCTCGCCGAACTGGAACTGTGGTTTGCGGTGAGTGCTGGCAAGAGCCGGCTCATGCGTCGAAGACATCTCGGCCCTCTCGCAGTGCAGCATCCGTTTCATCCGGAGCGGGACGGCACCTGCCATGTCTACCTGCTTCACCCGCCCGGCGGAGTCGCGGGCGGTGACCGGCTCGATCTGCGCTTCCACATGGCCGCCGATGCGCGGGTGGTGCTGACCACGCCGGGCGCCACGAAATTCTATCGCAGCGAGCGGAGCCGCAGCACGCAGAGTTGTTCCATCGAGGTTGCCGCGGGCGCGGTCTGCGAATACCTGCCGCAAGAGGCCATCGTCTTCGACGGCGCCGATGCGTGCCTGGAAACCCGGGTTTCGCTCGCGCCCGACGCCACCTATGTGGGCTGGGATTTCGTGTGCCTCGGCCGCCCCGCCGCCGGCGAGCGTTTCGCGACGGGCCGCATCAGCCAGCGCATCGAGCTGTGGCGGGACGGGAAGCCGATCTGGTTCGAGCGCCTGGCCCTTGGCGGCGGCTCCCCGCTGATGGAGGCGGCCTTCGCCCTGTCCGGCCAGGTGACCTGGGGAACGATGATCCATGCCGGCGCGATCGCCGAGGATGCGGCGGAGCAGGTGCGCGCCGCGATCGGTGAGAGTCGCGTCTTCTCGGTCAGCCAGCTCGAACAGGCCGTGGTCTGCCGCTATCTCGGCCCACGGGTTTCCGAGGGCAAGGCGCTGTTCGTGCAGGCGTGGAACGTGCTTCGCAGGCTGGGCCAGGGCAAGGCAGCCAACCCGCCCCGCATCTGGGCGACCTGA
- a CDS encoding urease accessory protein UreF, translating to MDNDHAALLHLLRLVSQGLPVGGFSYSRGLEAAVHAGWVCDEKAAREWILGTLEANIAQLDGALFWRMVTALEAGDRERFSTANAWLAAGRESREFQQEDRRQGEALLRLLVDLGVPSARHYQGCDLTYPAAFALAAYEWRIAPPLALKGLMWVYAEGQVMAAIRLVPLGHTAGQRILIDAVAAIERASARAQSISDGDIGNLAPALAMASAWHETQYSRLFRS from the coding sequence TTGGACAACGATCACGCTGCGCTGTTGCATTTGCTGCGCCTGGTAAGCCAGGGCCTGCCTGTTGGTGGATTTTCCTATTCCCGGGGCCTCGAAGCAGCCGTCCATGCCGGATGGGTGTGCGACGAGAAGGCGGCGCGTGAGTGGATCCTTGGCACACTCGAGGCGAATATCGCGCAGTTGGACGGCGCCCTGTTCTGGCGCATGGTGACGGCTCTGGAGGCAGGCGACCGGGAGCGCTTCAGCACAGCGAATGCCTGGCTTGCAGCAGGCCGCGAAAGCCGCGAGTTCCAGCAGGAAGACAGACGCCAGGGGGAGGCGCTCCTACGCCTCCTCGTCGATCTCGGCGTTCCATCTGCCCGGCACTACCAGGGTTGCGACCTGACCTATCCTGCGGCCTTTGCCCTCGCGGCCTATGAGTGGCGCATCGCTCCGCCACTGGCGTTGAAGGGGTTGATGTGGGTCTACGCCGAAGGACAGGTGATGGCGGCCATTCGGCTGGTCCCGCTTGGCCATACGGCAGGGCAGCGCATCCTCATCGATGCGGTGGCTGCGATCGAGCGCGCAAGCGCCCGTGCCCAATCCATAAGTGATGGCGATATAGGGAACCTGGCCCCGGCCCTGGCGATGGCGAGCGCTTGGCATGAAACGCAGTATAGCCGCCTCTTTCGATCCTGA
- a CDS encoding IlvD/Edd family dehydratase, with the protein MARLRSQNWFNDPEDPDMTALYLERYLNFGLTPQELQSGRPIIGIAQTGSDLAPCNRHHIELAERTRAGIRDAGGIPLEFPCHPIQETGKRPTAALDRNLAYLSLVEVLYGYPLDGVVLTTGCDKTTPALLMGAATVNIPAIVLSGGPMLDGHYKGKLAGSGTIIWEARRRMAAGEIGYEEFMALAAASAPSVGHCNTMGTALSMNSLAEALGMSLPGCASIPAPYRERGQMAYITGKRIVEMVHEDLTPRKVMTREAFENAIMVASALGASTNCPPHLIAIAKHVGVELSLDDWQRVGHDLPLLVNCQPAGAYLGESFHRAGGVPAVMKELLDAGVLHGAPVGVSGRPIAESLAGVEVEDRDVIRPFSAPLMPEAGMLVLRGNLFDTGVMKTSVISKEFRDRYLSNPQDPDAFEGRAIVFDGPEDYHKRINDPSLEIDEYCLLFIRGCGPVGYPGSAEVVNMQPPDALIRRGVNSLPCIGDGRQSGTSASPSILNVSPESAVGGGLALLKTGDRVRFDLRARRVDLLLPEEEIAARRAALKPYVPNNQTPWQQLYRERVGQLSDGACLDFATAYQDVVHTKGMPRHSH; encoded by the coding sequence ATGGCCAGGCTACGCAGCCAGAACTGGTTCAACGATCCCGAGGATCCGGACATGACGGCGCTCTATCTGGAGCGCTACCTGAATTTCGGCCTGACGCCGCAGGAGCTGCAATCCGGCCGTCCGATCATCGGCATCGCCCAGACCGGCAGCGACCTCGCCCCCTGCAACCGCCACCATATCGAGCTGGCGGAACGCACGAGGGCCGGCATCCGCGATGCGGGCGGCATCCCGCTGGAATTCCCCTGTCACCCGATCCAGGAGACGGGCAAGCGCCCCACTGCGGCGCTGGACCGCAACCTCGCCTACCTGTCGCTCGTCGAGGTGCTCTACGGCTACCCGCTCGACGGCGTGGTGCTCACCACCGGCTGCGACAAGACCACGCCGGCCCTGCTGATGGGCGCCGCCACGGTGAACATCCCGGCCATCGTCCTGTCCGGCGGGCCGATGCTGGACGGCCACTACAAGGGCAAGCTGGCGGGCAGCGGCACCATCATCTGGGAGGCCCGGCGCCGCATGGCGGCGGGCGAGATCGGCTACGAAGAGTTCATGGCCCTCGCCGCCGCCTCCGCGCCCAGCGTCGGCCACTGCAACACCATGGGCACGGCGCTGTCGATGAATTCGCTGGCCGAGGCGCTGGGCATGAGCCTGCCCGGCTGCGCCTCCATCCCCGCCCCGTATCGCGAGCGCGGGCAGATGGCCTACATCACCGGCAAGCGCATCGTGGAGATGGTCCATGAGGATCTGACGCCGCGCAAGGTGATGACCAGGGAAGCCTTCGAGAACGCCATCATGGTGGCCTCGGCCCTGGGCGCCTCCACCAACTGCCCGCCGCACCTGATCGCCATCGCGAAGCATGTCGGCGTGGAGCTGAGCCTGGACGACTGGCAGCGCGTCGGCCACGACCTGCCGCTGCTGGTCAACTGCCAGCCCGCCGGGGCCTATCTCGGCGAATCCTTCCACCGCGCCGGCGGCGTGCCGGCGGTGATGAAGGAGCTGCTGGATGCCGGCGTGCTGCATGGCGCGCCGGTGGGCGTCAGCGGCCGCCCGATCGCCGAGAGCCTGGCGGGCGTGGAGGTCGAGGACCGCGACGTGATCCGTCCCTTCTCCGCGCCGCTGATGCCGGAGGCCGGGATGCTGGTGCTGCGCGGCAACCTGTTCGACACCGGCGTGATGAAGACCTCGGTGATCTCCAAGGAGTTCCGCGACCGCTACCTCTCCAACCCCCAGGACCCGGACGCCTTCGAGGGCCGCGCCATCGTCTTCGACGGGCCGGAGGACTACCACAAGCGGATCAACGACCCTTCGCTGGAGATCGACGAGTACTGCCTCCTCTTCATCCGCGGCTGCGGCCCGGTCGGCTATCCCGGCTCGGCGGAGGTGGTGAACATGCAGCCGCCCGATGCGCTGATCCGCCGCGGCGTGAACTCGCTGCCCTGCATCGGCGACGGGCGGCAGAGCGGCACCTCGGCCAGCCCCTCCATCCTCAACGTCTCGCCCGAATCGGCGGTGGGCGGGGGCCTCGCCCTGCTGAAGACGGGGGACCGCGTGCGCTTCGACCTGCGTGCCCGGCGGGTGGACCTGCTGCTGCCGGAGGAGGAGATCGCCGCGCGCCGTGCCGCCCTGAAGCCCTATGTGCCGAACAACCAGACGCCCTGGCAGCAGCTTTACCGCGAGCGGGTGGGGCAGCTTTCCGATGGCGCCTGCCTGGACTTCGCCACGGCCTATCAGGACGTGGTGCACACCAAGGGCATGCCCCGGCACTCGCACTGA
- the ureG gene encoding urease accessory protein UreG has protein sequence MTSKNGPLRVGIGGPVGSGKTTLTEKLCKAMRDRFSIAVITNDIYTKEDAMILARLQALPEERIVGVETGGCPHTAIREDASINLQAIAEINRKIPDLDIVFIESGGDNLAATFSPDLTDLTLYVISVCQGEEIPRKGGPGITRSDYLVINKSDLAPYVNVNLEVMHKDAARMRGTRPFGFTDLSRGRGLESVIDFIIENGGLSKKLREDTDLAEM, from the coding sequence ATGACATCAAAGAACGGCCCCCTCCGCGTCGGTATCGGCGGCCCTGTCGGCTCGGGCAAGACCACGCTGACCGAGAAGCTGTGCAAGGCGATGCGGGACAGGTTCTCCATCGCCGTCATCACCAACGACATCTATACCAAGGAGGATGCCATGATCCTGGCGCGCCTCCAGGCACTGCCCGAGGAACGCATCGTCGGTGTTGAAACGGGCGGCTGCCCGCACACCGCCATCCGCGAAGACGCCTCGATCAACCTGCAGGCTATCGCTGAGATCAATCGCAAGATCCCCGACCTGGATATTGTTTTCATCGAATCCGGTGGAGACAATCTGGCGGCAACTTTCTCGCCCGATCTTACCGATCTGACGCTTTATGTCATCTCCGTCTGTCAGGGCGAGGAGATCCCCCGCAAGGGTGGGCCCGGTATCACCCGCTCCGATTACCTGGTCATCAATAAGAGTGATCTGGCACCCTATGTGAATGTCAATCTCGAAGTCATGCACAAGGACGCAGCCCGCATGCGCGGGACACGTCCGTTCGGCTTCACCGATCTGTCGCGCGGCAGAGGTCTTGAGAGCGTCATCGATTTCATCATCGAGAATGGTGGGCTATCGAAGAAGCTTCGCGAGGATACCGATCTGGCCGAGATGTAA
- a CDS encoding 2-keto-4-pentenoate hydratase — MTDLRAATEALLQARRSRDWIAVLPDGARPQDEDEAYAIQDAVAAALAPEQGGIAAWKVGAANPEAPPFAAPILAGTLRFDDSPFAPGFFQVMGAEAELAYRMGRDLPPRAEPYALEEVLDAVASLHPAIEIADTRFMGLNTTDRLSHLADQQSHGALIVGPALADWRGVVPTEQPFTLRLNGQVAAEGRGGNPAGDPARLLHWMANHAAARSGGLKAGDVITTGSCCGAIPVSPGTVVEAGFPGIGTVRTSLG, encoded by the coding sequence ATGACCGATCTGCGCGCCGCCACCGAGGCGCTGCTCCAGGCCCGCCGCAGCCGCGACTGGATCGCCGTCCTGCCCGACGGCGCCCGGCCGCAGGACGAGGACGAGGCCTATGCCATCCAGGACGCGGTGGCGGCGGCGCTGGCGCCGGAACAGGGCGGCATCGCCGCCTGGAAGGTCGGCGCCGCCAACCCCGAGGCCCCGCCCTTCGCCGCGCCCATCCTGGCCGGCACGCTGCGCTTCGACGACAGCCCCTTCGCCCCGGGCTTCTTCCAGGTGATGGGGGCGGAGGCCGAGCTCGCCTACCGCATGGGCCGCGACCTGCCGCCCCGCGCCGAGCCCTATGCGCTGGAGGAGGTGCTGGACGCCGTGGCCAGCCTGCACCCGGCCATCGAGATCGCCGACACCCGTTTCATGGGGCTGAACACCACGGACCGGCTGAGCCATCTGGCCGACCAGCAGAGCCATGGCGCCCTGATCGTCGGTCCGGCCCTGGCCGACTGGCGCGGCGTCGTGCCCACGGAGCAGCCCTTCACCCTGCGCCTGAACGGCCAGGTGGCGGCGGAGGGGCGGGGCGGCAATCCCGCAGGCGACCCGGCGCGCCTGCTGCACTGGATGGCCAACCATGCCGCCGCCCGCAGCGGCGGGCTGAAGGCGGGCGATGTGATCACCACCGGCTCCTGCTGCGGCGCCATTCCCGTGTCGCCCGGCACGGTGGTGGAGGCCGGGTTCCCCGGCATCGGCACGGTGAGGACCAGCCTGGGCTGA